A portion of the bacterium genome contains these proteins:
- the thrS gene encoding threonine--tRNA ligase — MEKQEKLFRMRHSLAHIMAAAIQRLYPDVKFGVGPAIDDGFYYDIDLGEVKISEKNFGKIEKVMRRIIAEKQDFIRTEVKIEDAIKWAKENNQPYKLELLQDLKEKGTTDAKLLAEGDFELGSGAETVSFYTNGKYQDLCRGPHLSSTGEVGAFKLMRVAGAYWRGDEKNPQVQRLYGVAFETQEELDRYLERLEQAKLRDHRKLGRELDLYTVSPLVGVGLPLFTPRGTVLRDVLANYSNQLRQKYGFQKVWTPHITKKDLYEKSGHWAKFGDELFLVQSQETSDDFALKPMNCPHHTQIYASQPRSYRDLPVRYIETTTDYRDEKTGELGGLNRVRSLTQDDSHIFCRPDQIEAEIQNLLSAADELYSKIGMKLRVRLSYRDGSESYLGDVFLWEKAQNQLKNAVIANNLDYFEQEGEAAFYGPKIDFMATDAIGREHQVATVQLDFVQPQRFELTYKNSEGTDETPVMIHCALLGSVERFMSVYIEHKAGWFDFWAAPEQVRILTVNDTLSQYVSRVEEILRKVVLDSPVKFNELRFSTDNRNESLGKKIREATSMKIPVQLIVGPKDAEVGEVSIRLRRGAEFVEEKVALADLAEYIENLAQ; from the coding sequence GTGGAAAAACAAGAAAAATTATTTCGAATGCGCCACAGTCTTGCACACATTATGGCGGCGGCGATTCAGCGTCTATATCCAGATGTCAAGTTCGGCGTAGGCCCAGCAATCGACGACGGATTTTATTATGATATAGACTTGGGCGAAGTTAAAATTTCTGAAAAAAACTTTGGCAAAATTGAAAAGGTCATGCGCCGAATTATCGCCGAGAAACAAGATTTTATTAGAACTGAAGTTAAAATTGAAGATGCCATCAAATGGGCTAAAGAAAATAATCAGCCATATAAACTTGAGTTGCTCCAAGATCTAAAAGAAAAGGGTACTACTGATGCCAAACTCTTGGCTGAGGGTGATTTTGAACTCGGTAGTGGCGCCGAGACGGTGAGTTTTTACACTAATGGAAAATATCAAGATTTATGCCGTGGACCACACCTTTCTAGCACCGGTGAAGTTGGCGCTTTCAAACTTATGCGCGTGGCTGGTGCCTATTGGCGGGGCGATGAAAAAAATCCGCAAGTTCAGCGATTATATGGCGTGGCTTTTGAGACTCAAGAAGAATTGGACAGATATCTCGAGCGGCTTGAGCAGGCCAAACTTCGAGATCATCGCAAATTGGGCCGAGAACTCGATCTCTACACCGTTTCTCCACTAGTCGGTGTTGGGTTGCCTTTATTTACTCCTCGTGGGACGGTTTTACGTGATGTTTTGGCAAATTATTCTAACCAGTTGCGCCAAAAATACGGCTTCCAAAAGGTTTGGACTCCGCACATCACTAAAAAAGATCTGTATGAAAAATCCGGCCACTGGGCCAAGTTTGGTGATGAACTTTTTCTTGTTCAAAGCCAGGAGACGAGTGATGATTTTGCTTTGAAGCCAATGAACTGTCCGCACCATACGCAGATTTATGCTTCTCAACCTAGAAGTTATCGTGATTTGCCGGTGCGCTATATTGAAACTACAACAGATTATCGCGATGAAAAAACTGGTGAACTTGGTGGATTGAATCGTGTGCGATCTCTAACGCAAGATGACAGCCATATTTTCTGTCGCCCAGATCAAATTGAGGCCGAAATCCAGAATCTTCTTTCTGCCGCGGACGAACTTTATTCTAAAATTGGTATGAAATTGCGAGTTCGCCTAAGTTATCGCGATGGTTCTGAAAGTTATCTCGGAGATGTTTTTCTCTGGGAAAAGGCGCAAAATCAGTTGAAGAATGCTGTAATTGCTAATAATCTTGATTATTTTGAGCAAGAAGGCGAAGCGGCGTTTTATGGACCTAAGATTGATTTTATGGCAACTGATGCGATCGGTCGCGAGCATCAGGTGGCAACTGTACAATTGGATTTTGTTCAGCCGCAGCGCTTCGAACTAACTTATAAAAATTCTGAGGGTACGGATGAGACTCCGGTGATGATCCACTGTGCTTTGCTTGGCTCAGTTGAGCGATTCATGAGCGTGTATATTGAGCATAAGGCTGGCTGGTTTGATTTCTGGGCGGCTCCAGAGCAGGTCCGGATTTTGACTGTTAATGATACTTTGAGTCAATATGTTTCTCGCGTCGAAGAAATTTTGCGAAAAGTCGTGCTTGACTCTCCGGTCAAGTTTAATGAACTCCGGTTTTCGACCGATAACCGAAACGAGTCTCTTGGTAAAAAAATCCGTGAAGCAACTTCGATGAAAATCCCAGTACAATTGATTGTCGGACCAAAAGATGCCGAGGTTGGCGAAGTTAGCATCCGACTTCGAAGGGGTGCAGAATTTGTCGAAGAAAAGGTCGCGCTCGCGGATCTTGCAGAATACATTGAAAATCTCGCTCAATAA
- the miaA gene encoding tRNA (adenosine(37)-N6)-dimethylallyltransferase MiaA has translation MKKTVVVITGPTASGKTSLAIRLSKKFGGEIVSADSRAIFKGIDIASAKPSIEERDGVPHWGFDLVEIGERFTAADFQKYAYKKFEEIISRGKIPFLVGGTGLYIDSILNDYDFGGEVDESVRNSLFRKSTKELQQEIKLRNLVMPENSKNKRYLVRTIEKSMSQKRNNCKNNNTFDYIVVGITTPREELRERIFSRNEHFFGSGIIEEAILLGSKYGWGSEAMTANAYPLIRKYIDGELSREELIEKMSVRDWRLAKRQITFMKRNEQISWMSLIDAEQFISTKLSKNFD, from the coding sequence ATGAAAAAAACGGTAGTCGTTATTACGGGTCCAACTGCCAGTGGCAAAACATCGCTGGCTATTCGTCTTTCTAAAAAGTTTGGTGGCGAGATTGTTTCGGCGGACTCGCGGGCGATTTTTAAGGGGATTGATATTGCTTCTGCCAAGCCCTCAATTGAAGAGCGTGATGGTGTGCCTCATTGGGGATTTGATTTAGTTGAAATTGGCGAGCGGTTTACGGCTGCTGATTTCCAAAAATATGCTTATAAAAAGTTTGAAGAAATAATCTCTCGTGGCAAAATTCCATTCCTAGTTGGCGGGACTGGACTTTATATCGACTCTATTTTGAATGACTATGATTTCGGCGGTGAAGTCGATGAATCTGTTAGAAATTCTCTTTTCAGAAAGTCTACTAAAGAATTGCAACAAGAAATTAAACTTCGAAATTTGGTGATGCCAGAAAATTCGAAAAATAAACGTTACCTTGTTCGCACTATAGAAAAAAGCATGAGTCAAAAGAGAAACAATTGTAAAAATAACAACACTTTTGATTATATCGTTGTGGGAATTACAACTCCAAGGGAAGAACTTCGAGAGCGTATTTTTTCTCGAAATGAGCACTTTTTTGGCTCAGGTATTATCGAAGAAGCGATTTTGCTTGGGAGTAAATACGGATGGGGCAGTGAGGCTATGACTGCCAATGCCTACCCTTTAATTAGAAAATACATTGATGGAGAATTATCCCGAGAAGAGTTGATTGAAAAAATGTCCGTCCGAGATTGGCGACTTGCCAAGCGCCAAATAACCTTTATGAAGCGCAACGAACAAATAAGTTGGATGTCGCTAATCGATGCTGAACAATTTATTTCTACAAAATTGAGTAAAAATTTTGATTAA
- a CDS encoding transcriptional regulator produces MDKSIDALFGSKTRVKLLNLFFTNPDKKFYVREITRMIDEQVNSVRRELSNLQDAKIVKNTTEDRKVFYKVNQRHKYYLPLRVIFAGIELSVDESGAKTDSDKWRERISSIEKDLEVLVISGALIDGSDSEIDMLLVGDNSKNKLSGWASAYEKEIGRELNYVILTMSDFFYRYSTKDMFINQIFDHKHKVIVDTDEILKD; encoded by the coding sequence ATGGATAAAAGCATAGACGCTCTATTTGGGTCAAAAACTAGGGTTAAACTACTTAACTTGTTTTTTACTAATCCAGATAAAAAATTCTACGTTAGAGAAATTACTCGAATGATCGATGAGCAGGTCAACTCTGTTAGAAGAGAACTTTCTAATCTTCAAGATGCTAAAATTGTAAAAAATACAACAGAAGATAGAAAAGTTTTTTATAAAGTTAATCAGAGGCATAAATACTATCTGCCGCTTAGGGTGATTTTTGCTGGAATTGAGCTTTCTGTAGATGAGAGCGGGGCTAAAACCGATTCTGATAAATGGCGAGAGAGGATTTCGTCTATAGAAAAAGATCTAGAAGTACTTGTTATTTCCGGTGCTCTTATAGACGGCTCTGACAGCGAGATAGATATGCTTTTGGTGGGCGATAATTCAAAAAATAAACTTTCAGGCTGGGCTTCTGCCTATGAAAAGGAAATTGGTCGTGAATTAAATTATGTAATTTTGACGATGAGCGATTTCTTTTATAGATATAGCACTAAGGATATGTTCATAAATCAAATTTTTGATCATAAACATAAAGTTATTGTTGATACTGATGAAATTCTGAAAGATTAA
- a CDS encoding MBL fold metallo-hydrolase: protein MFEIEYKGGNAVVITTKKSTLVTDPKLSVEGEKDIIIKDAIELATEERFLTNNHDFQLSLSYPGSYEVSDFSINGFAEKRHIDEESLSGVIYNIDVLGVKIGLLGNVGPEISDDQMENLGIIDILILPVGGNGFTLDATSAAKIVRNSDAKVVIPVHYQEDGIKYEVPQDSVDTFIKELGADVEKTSKFKVKNASSLPEKTTVVLIERTK, encoded by the coding sequence ATGTTTGAAATTGAATATAAAGGTGGAAATGCTGTTGTAATTACAACAAAAAAATCAACCCTAGTCACGGATCCTAAACTTTCTGTTGAGGGTGAAAAGGATATTATTATCAAAGACGCCATTGAACTTGCGACAGAAGAGCGTTTTCTAACTAACAATCATGATTTTCAACTATCTTTAAGCTACCCTGGAAGTTATGAAGTGTCAGATTTTTCTATAAATGGTTTTGCCGAAAAGAGACATATTGATGAAGAAAGCTTGAGTGGGGTTATTTATAATATCGATGTCTTGGGCGTAAAGATTGGCCTTCTTGGCAATGTTGGCCCTGAAATTTCTGATGATCAAATGGAAAATCTTGGAATTATTGATATTTTGATCTTGCCTGTTGGAGGAAATGGTTTTACCCTTGATGCTACTTCTGCCGCTAAAATTGTGCGTAATTCTGACGCTAAGGTTGTAATACCTGTCCATTATCAAGAAGATGGAATTAAGTATGAAGTTCCGCAAGATAGTGTAGATACATTTATCAAAGAACTTGGTGCGGATGTTGAGAAAACATCAAAATTCAAAGTTAAAAATGCTTCAAGCCTGCCAGAAAAAACAACAGTTGTATTAATCGAGCGCACTAAATAG
- the rpmB gene encoding 50S ribosomal protein L28, with amino-acid sequence MAVCDLTGKGKQHGHNVSFSLRRTKRVFKPNIQKKTVIIDGKKVRLNLSTHAIRTLKKKGIL; translated from the coding sequence ATGGCAGTATGTGATTTAACAGGAAAAGGAAAGCAGCACGGACATAATGTGAGCTTTTCTCTCCGCCGAACAAAACGAGTTTTCAAACCAAATATCCAAAAGAAAACCGTTATCATCGACGGTAAGAAAGTTCGCTTGAATCTTAGCACTCATGCTATCCGAACTTTGAAGAAAAAAGGTATTCTATAA
- a CDS encoding site-2 protease family protein: MDLMMILMAFVILLVSLTIHEIAHAAVAYWLGDNTAKVEGRLTLNPVAHFEPFMSFILPFICIVTGAPVIGGAKPVPVNPRKFKNEDWGMALVAFAGPLSNLILAFLGFGILMIFNVNAGFWANFLVIFIRMNLSLMLFNLLPIPPLDGSKIIFPLAPEFIQNFIRRLERDPLVIFVIILLFSNQISNVIGVASSWILEFFTLIFK, from the coding sequence ATGGATTTGATGATGATTTTGATGGCGTTTGTTATTTTGCTAGTGAGTTTAACTATTCATGAGATTGCTCATGCTGCAGTGGCTTATTGGCTTGGTGATAATACTGCCAAAGTTGAAGGTAGGTTAACACTCAATCCTGTGGCCCATTTCGAGCCATTTATGAGTTTTATATTGCCATTTATCTGTATTGTGACTGGTGCGCCGGTGATTGGTGGCGCCAAACCTGTTCCGGTTAATCCACGAAAGTTCAAAAATGAAGATTGGGGTATGGCTCTAGTTGCATTTGCGGGTCCGCTTTCTAATCTGATTTTGGCGTTTCTCGGATTTGGGATTTTGATGATCTTTAATGTAAATGCTGGATTTTGGGCTAATTTTTTAGTTATTTTTATTCGAATGAATTTAAGCCTAATGCTATTTAACTTGTTGCCAATTCCTCCTCTAGACGGATCCAAGATTATCTTCCCTTTGGCGCCAGAATTTATCCAGAACTTTATCAGAAGATTGGAGCGCGATCCGCTTGTTATTTTTGTGATTATTCTGCTATTTTCTAATCAGATTTCGAATGTTATTGGCGTGGCCTCGAGTTGGATTTTAGAATTTTTTACTTTGATTTTTAAATAA
- a CDS encoding DNA polymerase III subunit alpha produces the protein MENGNEIKTKTYEELVPSDFVHLHTHTYHSLLDGLTKIDDLISTVKENGMEAVAITDHGTMSGSIEFYKEAKKQGIKPIIGMETYVAARSRFDRDPAKDKPRYHLILLAKNEKGWQNLCALTSKAWIDGYYYKPRIDHDIMAEHSEGIICLSGCAGSEISEAITNDDYEKAKELAKWYVSVYGEDFYLELQDHGHPDCPNHWEVQAKINDGLFKLNKELGIPLIVSCDSHYLTHENQDAHEILLCIGTGSYLNDEKRMSLKEFDLFVTNPRDIIDRWGKIDPEIILNTKRVAEKVNFDFEFGKILIPKFPLSEGETSEKEFLDKLVFRGMAERYADVSPEEAEKMSIPEIREKLSEDQINRVDMELGVLDAMGYNGYFLIVQDFINWGKNQGIVFGPGRGSAAGSIIAYALHITDLDPLEYDLLFERFLNPDRISMPDIDVDIQDTRRNEVIQYCVDKYGKDRVANIATFGKMMAKNAVRDVARVLEVPYSEADRIAKLVPDPIQGRHQPLKVSLEKDLDLKKEYETNPTAKTVFDFAMQLEGTIRNHGVHACGVVIAPDDLINYLPLEMAQKGVVATQVPMGQVEDLGLLKMDFLGLKNLSIIATAQKIIKGSYGVDIDLAALPLTDEKAYKLLADGNSTGIFQLESAGMKRYLKELKPTKFEDIIAMVALYRPGPMSEIPKFIARKHGLEEITFYEDHMAPALENTYGILVYQEQFMQISKEVCGFTGGQADTLRKAVGKKQIDLMKKMKDEFIEGAVKHSNADREKVTKFWDHLEEFANYCFNKSHAACYALIAYWTAYIKAHFPDAFMAALMTSDADDTDRLSIEIAECREMGIEVLGPDVNESYRNFAIVPGENKIRFGLLAVKAVGGGAVDAVLDARKDGGRFKSVLDFAKRVNARAFNKRAWDSLIMTGAFDEFGTRSDLLHNLEKIQGYGSKIQKEVASGQSDLFALLGQEEQESLTPDIELPPAPIQHPEKEKLMWERDLLGLYVSAHPLDRFVTYFEEQTIPMSQIKPNTDGQRATIGGIVLDARTILTKNGTKMCFVKMEDKTGDSEVIIFPNLYAEIEDKIKIDAVLKIEGKVSARDREGNLKPDAQLIAETVSIITDEELERYESTGVRAQGLKAKSQPQKKEMPQRTQAKPAQFSPQGVTKTSTPSTAAKGLKSQPQVKSDPSRSADNYKAAPIQKLYLHIKNPNDHQSLLSVKQICGAYNGASEVILVLGEEKKSAIRMPFRVDPSQEALKKLVEALGEGCVALK, from the coding sequence ATGGAAAATGGGAACGAGATAAAAACAAAAACTTATGAAGAGCTAGTTCCGAGTGACTTTGTTCACCTTCATACACACACCTATCACTCTTTGTTGGACGGACTAACCAAGATTGATGATTTGATTTCTACTGTTAAAGAAAATGGTATGGAAGCAGTGGCTATCACTGATCACGGAACAATGTCTGGCTCGATTGAGTTTTATAAAGAGGCCAAAAAACAGGGCATTAAGCCAATTATCGGAATGGAAACTTATGTTGCCGCTCGAAGCCGCTTCGACAGAGATCCAGCCAAGGATAAGCCTCGTTACCACTTAATCTTGCTTGCTAAGAATGAAAAGGGCTGGCAAAACCTCTGCGCTCTGACTTCCAAAGCGTGGATTGATGGTTATTATTATAAACCTCGTATTGATCACGATATTATGGCGGAGCATTCTGAGGGGATTATATGTTTGAGTGGATGTGCTGGATCGGAAATTTCTGAGGCGATAACCAACGACGACTATGAAAAGGCTAAAGAATTGGCCAAGTGGTACGTATCTGTTTATGGTGAAGATTTTTACCTTGAATTACAAGATCATGGACACCCAGACTGCCCAAATCACTGGGAGGTTCAGGCCAAAATCAATGATGGGCTATTCAAACTCAATAAAGAACTCGGGATCCCGCTGATTGTTTCTTGTGACTCTCATTACTTGACACACGAGAATCAAGATGCTCACGAGATTTTGCTATGTATAGGTACAGGATCATATTTGAATGACGAAAAGCGAATGTCCTTGAAGGAATTTGACCTTTTTGTGACTAATCCACGGGATATCATTGATCGTTGGGGCAAGATTGACCCTGAGATTATCTTGAACACCAAGCGCGTGGCTGAGAAGGTTAATTTTGATTTTGAATTTGGAAAAATCTTAATTCCTAAGTTCCCATTGTCAGAAGGGGAGACTTCAGAAAAGGAGTTTCTAGATAAACTTGTTTTCCGTGGCATGGCAGAACGATATGCTGATGTTTCTCCTGAAGAAGCCGAAAAAATGTCAATTCCAGAAATTAGAGAAAAGTTGTCTGAGGATCAGATAAATCGTGTCGATATGGAATTGGGTGTTTTGGATGCGATGGGATACAATGGTTATTTCTTGATCGTCCAAGACTTTATTAACTGGGGTAAAAATCAAGGGATTGTCTTTGGGCCAGGGCGAGGTTCGGCGGCTGGATCTATTATTGCTTATGCTCTTCATATTACCGATCTTGACCCGCTTGAGTACGATCTTCTTTTTGAGCGATTTTTGAATCCTGATCGTATCTCTATGCCGGATATTGATGTTGATATCCAGGATACTCGACGTAATGAGGTGATTCAGTATTGTGTTGATAAATATGGCAAGGATCGTGTGGCTAATATTGCAACTTTTGGTAAAATGATGGCCAAGAACGCCGTACGAGATGTGGCGCGAGTTTTGGAGGTGCCATATTCTGAGGCGGACAGGATTGCTAAACTTGTGCCGGACCCAATTCAGGGTCGTCATCAGCCGCTTAAGGTTTCTCTTGAGAAAGATCTCGATCTGAAAAAAGAATATGAAACTAACCCTACTGCCAAGACTGTATTTGACTTTGCGATGCAACTTGAGGGTACAATTAGGAATCACGGTGTCCACGCTTGTGGCGTTGTGATTGCGCCAGATGATTTGATTAATTACCTACCGCTCGAAATGGCCCAAAAGGGTGTTGTTGCGACTCAGGTTCCAATGGGCCAGGTTGAAGATCTTGGTCTGCTCAAGATGGATTTCTTGGGGCTAAAAAACTTGTCTATCATCGCTACTGCGCAAAAAATTATCAAGGGATCTTATGGTGTTGATATTGATCTTGCAGCATTGCCTTTGACCGACGAAAAGGCCTACAAACTCTTGGCGGATGGAAACTCAACAGGTATTTTTCAGTTAGAGTCTGCCGGTATGAAGCGATATCTTAAGGAGTTAAAGCCAACTAAGTTTGAAGACATCATTGCGATGGTGGCTTTATATCGTCCTGGTCCGATGAGTGAAATTCCTAAATTTATCGCACGCAAGCATGGACTTGAAGAAATTACTTTTTATGAAGATCATATGGCGCCTGCTCTTGAAAATACCTATGGTATCCTTGTTTATCAGGAGCAGTTCATGCAGATCTCTAAGGAGGTTTGTGGATTTACAGGTGGTCAGGCTGACACACTTCGAAAGGCGGTAGGTAAAAAGCAGATTGACCTCATGAAGAAGATGAAGGATGAGTTTATTGAAGGCGCGGTCAAGCATTCTAACGCCGACAGGGAAAAGGTGACTAAATTCTGGGATCATCTAGAGGAATTCGCTAACTACTGTTTCAACAAGTCGCACGCAGCGTGTTATGCTTTGATCGCTTACTGGACTGCTTATATTAAGGCTCACTTTCCTGATGCCTTTATGGCGGCGCTTATGACATCTGATGCTGATGATACCGACCGTCTTTCTATTGAAATTGCTGAGTGTCGAGAAATGGGTATTGAAGTTCTTGGCCCAGATGTAAATGAATCATATCGAAATTTTGCGATTGTTCCAGGAGAGAACAAGATTCGCTTTGGTCTTTTGGCTGTGAAGGCTGTTGGCGGTGGCGCGGTGGATGCTGTGCTTGATGCCCGCAAAGATGGCGGACGATTTAAATCCGTCTTGGACTTTGCTAAAAGGGTTAATGCTCGAGCATTCAATAAGCGGGCCTGGGATTCTTTGATTATGACCGGTGCTTTCGATGAGTTTGGGACGCGTTCGGACCTTCTTCATAATTTAGAGAAAATCCAAGGTTATGGTTCTAAAATACAAAAGGAGGTTGCTTCTGGTCAGTCTGATCTTTTTGCGCTTCTTGGGCAAGAAGAGCAGGAGAGTTTGACGCCGGATATCGAATTACCGCCTGCGCCAATTCAGCATCCAGAAAAGGAGAAACTGATGTGGGAGCGGGATCTTCTCGGCCTATATGTTTCTGCTCATCCGCTGGACAGATTTGTTACTTATTTCGAGGAACAGACTATTCCAATGAGCCAAATAAAGCCCAATACTGATGGTCAAAGGGCTACTATTGGCGGAATTGTTCTGGATGCGAGAACAATCTTAACCAAAAATGGTACTAAAATGTGTTTTGTTAAGATGGAAGATAAGACTGGTGATAGCGAAGTTATTATTTTCCCTAATCTTTATGCTGAAATTGAAGATAAGATTAAAATCGATGCAGTACTTAAAATTGAAGGCAAAGTTTCTGCTCGCGACCGAGAGGGCAACCTCAAGCCTGATGCTCAATTAATTGCGGAAACTGTTTCTATTATTACCGATGAGGAACTCGAAAGGTACGAATCAACAGGCGTGCGTGCGCAAGGTCTAAAGGCTAAATCTCAACCTCAAAAGAAAGAGATGCCTCAAAGAACTCAGGCTAAGCCGGCGCAATTTTCGCCTCAAGGGGTAACTAAAACTAGTACGCCATCCACTGCGGCTAAAGGGCTAAAGTCGCAACCTCAGGTAAAATCAGATCCTTCGCGATCAGCCGACAATTACAAGGCGGCGCCAATCCAGAAACTATACTTACATATCAAAAACCCCAATGACCATCAGAGTCTTCTGTCTGTAAAGCAGATTTGCGGCGCATATAATGGCGCATCTGAGGTAATTTTGGTGCTTGGCGAAGAAAAAAAATCGGCCATTAGGATGCCATTTCGGGTTGACCCTAGCCAAGAAGCGCTCAAAAAATTGGTTGAGGCTTTGGGCGAAGGTTGTGTAGCGCTAAAATAA
- the rplT gene encoding 50S ribosomal protein L20, which translates to MMRVKRGVTARAKHKKILKAAKGMQHARTRSFRLAKQGVIRSLQYAYRDRRNRKRDLRGLWITRINIAARENGLTYGKLIAGLKAKNIEVDRKILAELAVSELKAFATIVDMVK; encoded by the coding sequence ATAATGCGAGTAAAACGAGGCGTTACAGCACGAGCAAAGCACAAAAAAATCCTAAAAGCCGCTAAAGGAATGCAACACGCACGCACCCGATCTTTCCGATTGGCTAAACAAGGCGTGATCCGCTCCCTTCAATACGCTTACCGCGACCGACGAAATCGCAAGCGTGATCTCCGCGGACTTTGGATTACTCGAATCAACATTGCCGCACGAGAAAATGGTTTGACTTACGGAAAACTAATCGCCGGCCTTAAGGCTAAAAATATCGAAGTTGACCGAAAAATCTTGGCAGAACTCGCAGTTAGCGAGCTAAAAGCCTTTGCAACAATTGTTGACATGGTAAAATAA
- the rpmI gene encoding 50S ribosomal protein L35 has translation MPKMKTHKGTAKRVKLTKTGKILRQRAFKNHMLSKKSKSRKRRINTSASVNGSMVKNIKRALGVK, from the coding sequence ATGCCTAAAATGAAGACCCATAAAGGCACGGCTAAGCGAGTTAAACTCACTAAAACTGGCAAGATCCTTCGCCAGCGAGCCTTTAAAAACCACATGCTTTCAAAGAAAAGCAAAAGTCGAAAACGACGAATCAACACCAGCGCATCAGTTAATGGTTCAATGGTAAAAAATATTAAAAGAGCACTAGGAGTTAAATAA
- the infC gene encoding translation initiation factor IF-3, translated as MNEEIRAKELRVIGQSGEQLGIMPAKDALKIAKKAGVDLVEISPNAEPPVAKIIDWGKYQYQKMKEQQKNKRNAKTVELKQMRFGLKIGSGDLEIKIRKIKKFLADGNKVRIQIVFKGREMAHKEIGFEMADKIIALLEDDAILEQKPQMAGRNLSLVVRSK; from the coding sequence ATCAATGAAGAAATCCGAGCAAAGGAACTTCGCGTAATCGGTCAAAGTGGAGAACAATTAGGTATTATGCCTGCCAAAGATGCGCTCAAAATCGCAAAAAAGGCTGGAGTTGACCTAGTAGAAATATCGCCAAATGCCGAGCCCCCAGTAGCCAAAATTATTGACTGGGGAAAATACCAGTACCAAAAAATGAAGGAACAGCAAAAGAATAAGCGCAACGCCAAAACAGTTGAACTTAAACAGATGCGTTTCGGACTAAAGATTGGTTCTGGAGATCTAGAGATCAAGATTCGAAAGATTAAAAAATTCTTAGCCGACGGAAATAAGGTGCGGATTCAAATCGTCTTCAAGGGTCGAGAGATGGCGCACAAAGAAATTGGCTTCGAAATGGCTGATAAAATCATTGCCCTTCTAGAAGATGATGCTATCTTAGAACAAAAACCTCAGATGGCTGGCCGCAATCTGAGTTTAGTAGTAAGGAGTAAATAA